The genomic interval ATTCTTGGTTTCAGTAACTATTCAATATCGAACAACAGAAGCATCAGTGTTAAAGAATGGATGGTACAAAGATTTAGTAAAATCAGATGGCCTCAACTTAGATTTATTTTGTCTTTCTCCAAAATGAGAAAACAAATGGACATACATGCATTATATGTTGATTTCATTTACATGCATTATATGTTGATTTCATTTACATGCATTATATGTTGATGTTCAGTATAGTCATCTattatattaatgataatatattgaaagttattttttgttgcagaaaaaaatattagaatgtcCACCCGAATCTCAAAACACAACTAATATTGCTGATGATGCAATTAGCATTGTGTTTGGCAATGAAGCTCGGGGTAGAGTGCGTGGAATGGGTTTTGGAGTAACACCATCAAAAGTTGGAGCTTCAGTGCAACAAAATGGAATGGTTCAACAACTTCAAACTATAGTACAAAATGTTCAACAACAAATGCAGGAAATGAGGCAACAAAATCAActagaaatgcaagaaatgaggtcTATGTTTTTACAAAGTATGAGACAACAAAATCATCCAGAACAGGTTAGTaagtaaacaatatatataaaataagtttgatatgtacacttaaatgattttgaattatCATGATGACATTGTTTGACACGATTTGGTTATAAAATTAGATTGCTAGTGGTGGTATTTGTAGCGGTATTGGGAATGAATTTGGTAGCAATAGCGATATTAATATTGGTGCCAAAAAAAGTGGTGACTTTGGTCATGTTTTTCAGGTGATTATCATAAAATAATGTATTTCTGAATCacaaaattattacaaaaatatatatgattgaaTTAATAACTTTGTATTGTTTATTTACAGTCAAATTCAAGAAATGCGAGTCGTGGAGATATATGTGATAATACTAAATGTAAGCTGCTTCATTGGGCTGCTGATGAACTAGTTGTTGCAGAAGGTCGAATTGCATCCACAGATCCAAATACAAAAGTGCATCACGTTAttcttggtggatcatgttggaaagtttgggttgataaagttttggtggaaaaggtggacctaattcgaccaaatgatgaaatgcaatttcttgatgatgcaataggaagcacgGTTGCATGGTTATCgaaatttatagtattgtgtgattgatacataatatactaatttgtgtggattgtaagtttaattgttgttatgtaataACTAGTTTGATAGAGATTTTGTATCTTGTTTaagatctttaaatttttttggtataatgaaaaactatgacttttgttaattttgtggatttatttgcactaaatttattgtaaaattttggtttattattttgatcaaattaatattttttttaatatagttaagacTATCAACAGCGTACATTTATAAGCTGTAGATTATTTTCCTTAGTGCATAAAAATGCTTTCCGCGGCGTGCTTTGTGTGCTACGGATAAtattatccgcagcgcgcaaagcacgccgcggaaACTACTATTTGTAGCGTGCTTTGTGCGCTGCAGATAATACTTTCCGtagcgcgcaaagcacgccgcgAAAAGTATTATCCGCGGCACGCAAAGCATGCCGCGGAAAGTATTATCCGCggcgcgcaaagcacgccgcggataatattatccgcagcgcgcaaagtACGCTGTCAATAATTTAGGATTTTTAACAGCTTTTAATTGTGCAGCATGCAATGCGCGCTGCGGAAAGCGAATTTGCGCGCTGCGAAAAGCTATTTTTGTTGTCACCGAACGGGGGATCGAACGGGGGATCAAACTATCTTTTCGGTGTTAAGAGCAAACACTTCCTCGGATATATTGTCACCGAACGGGGGATCGAGGCAAATCCAAGCAAGGTGAAGGTCGTGCAAGACATGCCACCACCGCGCAGTTTGAAGGAGCCCCAACGGCTGACCAGACGAATCACAACATTGTCTAGATTCATATCCAAGACGTCTGACCGAAGCCTGTCATTCTTCAAGGTGCTGTGCCAGCGACAAAATTTCATTGGGAAGCGAAGAGCGACCGGGCATTcgaacaactcaaggaatatctaAATTCCTTGCCCATCTTAGCTAAGCTGAGCGCTGGGGAGCGCTCTGGATCTATCTATCGTCCACCGAGTATGCAGTTGGCTCGGCGTTAGTTAAGCAGAATGACCTTGAGCAACAACACGTGTACattttaagccatatattgaaagatgtcaAGTTCCACTACACCTGTCTTGAAAAGTTGACTTACGCTTTAGTGCTTCCCGTCCGGAGACTCAGCCCGTACTTCCTCGCCCATCcgatcatcgtgatgaccaacaatGCCCTAGGAAGAGTCCTCCTAAATCTAAAGGCGTCTGgatggctaatcaaatggacaaccgaactTAGCACGTTTGATATTCAATATAAACCCCGAACGATGATCAAGGCTCAAGCCCTGGCTGATTTCGTCACAAAAGTCCAGAACGTTGAGCTAGaagcaacttggagaatatatgtcgaAGGTTCGTCCACTCGACAAGGTAGCAGGATCAACATTCTGATAATCTCACCATGGGATGACTGGATGCAACTGTCCGTTCAGCTGAACTATGGAGCCATCAACAACAAAGCcgagtatgaagccttgatagtcgGCTTATAGGCAGCACGACATGTCGGAGCCACGAAGGTTCTTATCCACTCTGATTCTTAGATGGCCGCCCAGTAGCTATCAGGGATGTTCGAGATTAGCAGCCCTTGACTTAGTGTTACGCTTTcgtaagtgcacggattcgtcgtcagtaataaaaatatcgatc from Zingiber officinale cultivar Zhangliang chromosome 6B, Zo_v1.1, whole genome shotgun sequence carries:
- the LOC121990855 gene encoding uncharacterized protein LOC121990855 → MKKILECPPESQNTTNIADDAISIVFGNEARGRVRGMGFGVTPSKVGASVQQNGMVQQLQTIVQNVQQQMQEMRQQNQLEMQEMRSMFLQSMRQQNHPEQIASGGICSGIGNEFGSNSDINIGAKKSGDFGHVFQSNSRNASRGDICDNTKCKLLHWAADELVVAEGRIASTDPNTKVLLLWKVYSRGLDLSDHPIRKIAN